Within Dermatophagoides farinae isolate YC_2012a chromosome 8, ASM2471394v1, whole genome shotgun sequence, the genomic segment ggccagaaaaaaaagaaaaagaaaaaaaatgatgcgaAACGATCCTACTTCAAgtcaaacaaatgataataattaataactATTGTAAAAGAATCCAATTTTTGCTTCATTTCTAATCTAAAGAAAGTAAttatcatccaaaaaaagaaaaagaaatttttgatcatcatcatcatcattaacattaatgaattttgtatATGTAAAtgttatcgattgattatgatttgattacacacacacacacacacgcacatcaatcaccaaattttctttctctatTCAAGTTAATAACTAAATTTAGGCAACAAAAATCcgcaatgaatgaatgctgATCTTTATcagaaattgatcaatttgttgttgttgttgttgttacaaaCAAGAGTATTTCGtgtgatgatcaatttttttttctgttcatcatcaataaatcaattctATTTGAGAATCAAGGTTCTGAAATGTCGaccacacaacaacaacaacaacaacaacaacaacaacaacgacaacgacaacaagaaatgtgcaatgaatgaatttttaacgCTACAATTtgtaacaaatttttttttgaaataaaaaaaattttgcttcaggatgttgttgttgtcgttgtgtGATAATTTATAACTTATACGGCTCATTTAAGATTCGTTTCGAATAATTTTCTCCCGATAAATGatatgttgtcgttgttattgttgttgttgttgttgttgttgttgttgttgaacagaTTCATTGATAGTCCATTTGGTGGTTTAAACTCtatatggaatttttttttcaagtttttttcaaccgaaaactatatatatcatttaaatcaattatatGCGGATGGAAgaaatttcttgttttttttttaaaaaaaagaaaaaaaaatcaaattaatttcaccatcaattgattgattgattgattgatgtgaTGCATCATGATTTCGATGAATGAACATTATAAAATAACAGTTGTCATGGTaaacatttttaaattttccattcgtatcattatcaatcaaatttggCGACAACATATTATATGGTGATCATATAATCCATATATATTAATCGATTGCATAAATTACAGATTATGATTTATTAATGAGATTTGAAACCATTTTTAATTCATGTTTTTGTAtacagaatatatatatatatgaaaagcTAAATCCAGTGATGTGTTTGGCATACGATTGACCATCGTTGGTCATCGATTATATTATGTTTCAGATGTTcagataaatttttattgaacatcaattaatcaatacgATTAGACAACCGATTATAAagtatgaaaatttttaaaaaattttttttttttacaaatcatcatttcttcaaCATGATTGgtgatttgattcattgatgcAATTAGCAAGttactatgatgatgatgatggtgatggattttaaaaatcaatgaattttctattctatcatcatcgatcatcgatcattgattatcgatcattcaatcaacaatatatgataataaagatttttttgattatcgtTTCTTTTCAGCTTTAAATCTTTGGAgctatcaaattttttttttttttttttttttttggtttaatcttcaaaagaaaaaaaaatttcgttttcattttgcttTCATCAATGtctcagtgtgtgtgtgcgcaCAGTTGTCAAATGAAACCTACGTCATGTCCATATCCTGTCCAGATGGATGCCAAAATAAATTATGCAGATtcttgtttaattttttttttcatcttcttctACTTCTTCGATCAAAGCtaatcataattatatttgaatacaacaaacaatatgaaaagccaaaaaaaaataaaaataaaaatacatgaaaacaaacaaatacggaaaaattttccattcatttttatttgtctgtctatctctctctgtgtgagtgtgtgtgtgtatgatctCCATTCGAGTtgatatgattgatgattgacatCATTGACCTTATTGGGATTACAATTTggttcaaacaacaaaatatttacTGGGACAAGATTGATCCATTTACAAACATTAACAAGATGATCCAAATTAATTGCCATTGGAATGTAAATGTTAATTCctggtcatcattttttttttcgtattcaatttgttgttgttttttttttttttttttggaaaattttgcGTGTCCGAAAATTCgacagcgaaaaaaaaatatgaatatttcatcagcaacagaaaaaaaaatcaataaaatcaataatgacttgattcaatgatgacataataatacaaaaataatgatgatgatgatgatgatgatgatgaaagaaaaatttgaatttatgatttttttcttctactaAATAAAATACCAAAATTTATAATGCtctcgataataataataataaaaaatgtgtgtgtaatgtCCACTTACACACTCATTCACATAGTATGTAATGTCATTAATGAtatgcagaaaaaaagtaagaAATTCGGGTATTTTCcatccatttattcattcattcattcacacagACATGGTAGACTTTCAAATCcgccttttttttacaagaggattatgtttttttttgtttgtttgtgcgtgtgtgtgtgtgtgtgtatgtatgataATTATTGTGAAATAAACCAATAAATGTTCCAAAAGTAATGATGTGATTGATGTAGAACATCTATTCGATAGATAggatctttgtttttttcttcacaaaAAAAGGTGCTTAttgtttcagttttttttttttgatcatttgaattcaactgtccatctatctatatgtgtgtgtgtgtgtgcgtgcaGATTTACGACAGACAGATGataatttgacaaaaaaaaaggcgTACATGGTCTATTCCATGGAAAATCAACGAAGAATATATGTTCCAAGTTCAATCAATCGGTATTTCgttgtgaaaaattttcaatttttttttaattgattgattgattgattttttagcatcatttatgattattgttattatatatttgatatcagaaaaaatcgaatcaaaatcattaaaaagagaaacagagaaaaaaattcaatttttttccaggtcaaattcaatgataatgaaaaataatgcaaacaacaacaaaaaaaagtgtaggcttttgttgttgaaatcaatcaattttcaattcgatcatcatttgtgattgtagtatgtgtgtgtgtttaatgggattttttttcgttgaaaatTTGCGTTTTTAATgctttcaaataaaaataggttggttgctgttgttggtaGGTTTTcaccatatatataatatatagttagaggatcatcatcatcatttaataattaataatgcgaatgatgatgatcataaaaattcagtaggagaaaaaaaaatctttatgatcatcttcaattggtcaaagttttttttttgttgcattattcattatcaatgatagAATCGGCTACTTACATCATGATATTCGGCCATTtcctgttgctgttgctgctgctgttgatgatgatgatgattatgatgatgatgatggttatgatgatgatgatggtgatgatgatgatatccaTTTGTGACAACATTTGGatcttgatgattatatgcTGCTGTATGATCTAATTGTTTAGttggtgttgatgattgataattagatgtattatcataatttgaatttgatgccgttgttgttgatgatgatgatgatgatgattcataaatgaattcattttcacattcagatattgatgattgtggtgtagtttgatgatggtggtggtgctggttgttgttggtgagtTGTAGACGGTGgctgtggtgatgatgatgatgatggtggtggtggtggtggtggtggttgtaaAGTAGTTGTAGCTGCACCTGTTATTGTCGATGttggatgttgttgatgatgatgataataataaccatttACTGtcgttggttgttgttgttgttgttgatgatgatgatgatgatgaagatgatgataagtaCCGTTTagatgctgttgttgttgatgatgagtagctgttgatgattgtgctGCTGTAGATGGTGGTAGAATCGTCGAATTACTACCATTGTTTGTAACtataaatgaatgtggatgtggtgatggttgttgatgatgatgatgatgatgaaattgttgttgttgttgttgttgatgatgatattccaTATCCATTGCTATCAataatggttgatgatgattattatttgtcgaTGATATCGGTTCATTTGATCGACCAACAataacattttcaatcaatgaacatTGATCACTTtcactttgttgttgttgttgttgttgattaccatgattgtttatcattaaacattcattattaatcatcGTAATTGTATCATTCATTGTAATTATTCGATAATTAGATTCGATatttcaaaccaaaaaaaaaaaaacttacaaacacagacacactcacacacaaactGTGTGGAAAATGAGTTGTGtccaaaatgaatataaagaatccaatttcaaacaaccaaaatcaTTGCAGTAATTCTTGAATTATTCCTTAGTTGACagttatattgttgttgttgttgtttatggtCAGTCATTTAGTCAGTCAGTCAATTAGTtgacaatcatttttatttgtcttTTTAAAAGTCACATTAACTGGTGAATATTcatgatacacacacaacaaacgGAAATcagtaaaatgaaatatataaaaaaaaatcttagtTCGCGTGACCACATCAAACggtaaaaatatttcatagTCACAGTaatcgacaaaaacaaagaataaaaacaaaaaaaaacacgaattATGCAAAATaggttttcatcattatttataaacatgcaaacaataataattctgaataagcaaagaattttttcttgaatacaaaatgaaacaacataATAGTCAatggaattttgaaaattttttctgttttgttgtcAAATTCAAAACTTTCAATATATAGGTGTTAaatgtagatgatgatgatgatgatattggtaTTGTGGGATCAAGTGATTATTAACTTTGTGGCCAATACACTAAGATTGACTGATtagtaatgaatgaatgaatgaatgatagtgatattttgaatgaaatgaaaattattcatttttacagtgtatgtgtgtgtgtgtgtgtgtgtagatgATGGAGTCTCTCagtgtttcgtttttttttctggatctATCTTTCATGTATTtaatgtctgtgtgtgtgtgtttgtctcTTTATTAGATTCGATGATCATATcgaatctctctctctcactctcttttttttccatttttacatttatttaAGTTCtctcaatcatttttttccccttaTTATGGCCACATCACACACAATAAAGGTAAgcgttctctctctctctctctctctctcgctttctggtcattttatttttttcccttgtttcaaaaaaaaaatgattgtggATTCAGTGTATGTCTGTGTTTAAGTTAGCGGATTTGCTATGTATATGCTGtgtttataatgaaaatgaaaaatttttttttctgaccaTACAttcataaacacacacacaaacacacaccgTGGAttgcaccaaaaaaaaacaacataatATTGAACGGTCTATCTGGAAATTTACAGTGAAACacatagagagaaaaaggTTAGAAAGATTGTCATCGATATTCTGTGTTAGTTTGTTCGTTGGacaagttttgttttgtttctaataataataaaaatagccAATGGTCAGTCGATGTGTTTATaatcatattgattgatctaTCGAtatgatatttatttattttttttttggtccattttttaaaacaaaagtCAAATTCATTGCATTGAAAATGTGTAATATGAAGATTGTTTTATCGaaaccagaagaaaaaaaaaattattctacACACGTGTTGAacacatttgattgataaagtGATAAGAATTGTTTTTGAgttagaaacaaaaaaaaacaaacaaaccaaaaaaaaagaaaaataaagatcattcatcaacaaaagaTTTAGATTCATGATTCGAGAATATTCTGGATAAACAGTAAACATAGaataagagagagagagaatgatCACACATAAGATTCTTTTTTGggttttcaaaacaaacacacaaacgaacacacacacttattaGAACACGcacatggatttttttttcttgcacaTTTGAAACGGATATATTTaccttgaaaaaaaaattaatactTTTGTCATGCAATAATAAGattgaggaaaaaaaaagaaagataaCAAACATgaatgtttatgtgtgtgtgtgtgtgtgtgtgtacacaAATGAACACTATGATTTCGACTTGTTTACTAGGTCTTtggttgacattttttttcttcttcttcttcttcttctgtaaactgatggtgatgatgacaacattCAACACcgttaacaacaacattgttgttgttgttgttgttgctgatagtgatgatgatgatgaggatcaACATGACAGAATCTTTAagcaaatcaaatttttctcatttttttcttcatttctcgtttgtttgatttagaATTTCTTATTATTTAGAATTATTGCGTGCCAgtcatttatataataaatgtaTCTGCTGATTCTttctgctgttttttttatttggattcCAATTTCCGAGTTTCAATTatatgtgtctgtgtgtgtgtttgtgtacgatttttcttcaattcaaAGCTTCAAGTCAATAATTATTAAAgtaaagaaagagagagaaaaaaagtttttccatttaatcatttaatgaataataaaaaaaaattgtctttttttcgtCCGTTTAAATCTTCTTGTtgtcaaatcattttttttcccccattttcttcatcgttgttgttgttgttgttgttgttaatgtgatttattgaaattaaaaagtaacaacaacaacagaaaaatagAGCGAaagatttgattcattttttttctattttcttatctatttgaatttttttttttacattatgggtggaaaaaaaatttgtcgaaatccaaaaaaaaaaacataaatccATAAACACAATTGCCATCTTGTGGATTTGgatcaaattaaatcatcattttttttggtgcaaCAACATTTCCATCCAACAGATGGCGCTGGTTAggatgaatttaaatttttttttggttgttgaatTAGCGAAttaaaataagaaaaaatggatttctggttgttgttaaaaGAATACTCGGTTgtattttgcattttttttcccaaataccaaaaataactgatttatttttattttttttctgaaatagaaaatttcatgcaaaaatatcaacaacaacaaacacattaAATTCGGCATTGATTGagtaataattttcatttcaaaaaaaaaatgaaaatgaaatgaaatgaaataaaaaccacgtattcatataaattaataaaacaGTTGATTTATTCGgtgatcaataatgaataatgataataataataataagacaagaagaaaaatgtaaaaagatagtgagagagagagagagtgagagagaaaaaaaagacaaaaaataaCACGAAATTGAtagtgagagaaaaaaaaatatgataataaataaagcAAAGTGTAATgagaataatgaataataatattgggCATTTCATAAGATTGTTGTTgggtgaaacaaaacaaaacaaaacaaaaataacaacaacaacaacaacaaaaaattctgtttccGAATCAGAATCTATGAGAAAATGATTTGtacatttacaaaaaaaaatgaatatatgaaagtgtgtcgataatttttttgttgtttgtttgtcgtttGTATATGTAAGATTGATTGagtatatgtttttttcctgaatttttgtcataatttgtgtgtgtgtgtgtgtgtgtgtgttgattaGAAGGTAACGAGAccattgatttcaaaaaggtgttctttgtgtgtgtgtgtgtggaaacaTAAAATGTGCAttaatccttttttttatgctaATCCAATAAAACTTTGCAATTGTTGATGTAttggctgctgctgttgttgctgtttctGTATATATGGTGCAACATTTTCacttaaatattttttacaaaaatttatctgcttttcaaacaattcaatCTGTCCGGctaattgtttattttcacgTTCATATTGTTCAATATATGATTCCattagtttttgtttttcacgtTTAGAcattcgttgtttttttgttccatttgttgatgttgatggatgCGATACACCATTGAAATTGGCTGTTCTTTTACGTCCATGatgctgatgttgttgttgttgttgcatttgATTACTAGTTGATGGCGCCGTTAAATGATTAGTATGagaattaattgaatttgtattgTTTGCTGTCGGTAATGAAACTGGTgacatataataataattggttGTCGATGTCGCTGTTGTcgatccattattattactagtTACAGGTGTTAGattataaataatttgattcgattgtaGATCTGTGGTTGTATTTTGATCaacatgatgttgatgatgatgatgatgattatggccaCTAGGTACAAATGTTTCCGAAACAATTGTTTCATTAACAACTGTTGgtacaattgattgatattgttgttgttgttgttgtcgttgttgtggCTGTTGTATTAATATTGTTGAACTATCGATTGGTTCTTGTTTAATATTCGTAACATTATCCAATGTTGCAAATGTTTTTGTCTGTGAATTACATGAATctaatgaataatttgatgaGATCGAACCGGCTGGTGAATTTGGATTTGGATAAtatgatgtttgttgttgtattgttGGATTCATGTTAGTAGTCGCCGTAGtcgccgttgttgttgccgatTGTGATTGATCACTTAAATAATCGACCAATGATgacatttcatcaaattcatctttAATAATTGGTTGAGCACTTTCTAGATTCTGATAGgccattgattgaatattattattattgctattaTTGCTACTATTTGATGAATctgaatattgttgttgttgttgttgttgttgctgttgtagcggtggtggtggtggtggtggttgagGATAATTATAATCCGATTGTGGACATACTTTATTCGGTGATACTGGTGCCATTTCTGGTGAACTCATATTTTCTAGATTTATTTCTGAACTTTCTAATAATGGTGAATAGGATTTAcgttcataataattttgttgttgttgttgttgttgtggtgaaTCAACATagttatataataatgatgatgatgatgatgagttgcCATTTGacattaaaattgattgattattattaatcaataatgaagatgatgatgatgatgatgatgaattaataatcattggATTTATATTGGTCAacattgctgctgctgctgctgctgttgttgttgatgttgatgatggtgctACTGCTACTGTACTACCATCTATTTGTTGAGCATAAACATCGgtaaatatttgatgatcattattatatgttttttctgattgaaatgttggatgaaatgaatccaaCATATCAACAATATCCGGTGTATTAAGGGTATTGCCCATAAAATCATTGCcaacaatattatcatcatacatgATCGAtggattgattgttgtttgtagATATGGTAAATGTGTATTTGTAgccattataatcaaaaaaaaaaaaaaaattcgttgatgatgaatcaacaagttattcacttttttttacaaatttaaTGTCTTCACACGAATAcacgtgaaaaaaaattttttttttcaataccaaaaaaaacaacaacaacaacaaaaaatgttaaaaacaataaatcaaaatcgatttattgattaaaaaaaatttgttaacttttttttcaaaaatcagagataaaaaaatgcaaatacGAATCACTGATCACTGAtcactgttgttgtcgttttttttctggttgaaatcaaatcaaattgaatgaatgaataactTGAATATGCACGTTTGACAAAAAATGTGTAGGACTTATATATGCTCTGTATGTCTGTCTGTGTCtatgtgttgtgtgtgtgtgtgtatggcgccaggttttttttttttttttgaatcaagggaagttgttgttgttgttgttggtgtttgaAGGAGAAtaagagtgagagagagagaaataaaacaagtgtgtgtgtgagataCACAAACATAAGAGTAGAAGGATCACACTactactcatcatcatcatcatcatcatcactatcttTCTAATAGTATACAATAGTagcatatattttttttttattaatcgtaaaaaaaaattgactggTAGTATGTGTGTATAGTGTGTgtacagtgtgtgtgtttttagctacaataacaaaatacaacaattgaattacaatgacatcatcaatatccaatgaatgaattgtaatgatatcattatatttttttcagagaaaaaaaaatggatccaTGGATAACGCAGTCTCTAAGACAAATTTTATCCAAATTGtacatgtatatatatgttgtgtgtgtatgtatgtatgtactTCCCGTTTGTTTATTATCTAAATCTAAATATATTATTTATGTAGTAGAAGCATATAACACCATAAATACCATCCCTAATAATTATTGATGTGatcattatgtttttttttgttgttgttgttgttgttatgattCGTTATATGTTgtatatggatgatgataatggtaatgataaaaatcaaacgacgactacgacaacgacgatgatgatgattatgatgatgacaacaaataTAATCGCGGACTGTTTTAATAACAATATATAGCCATCCAATAATCTTAAtctcaattgaattgatggcggcgagattgttttttttttatgtgtgtgtgtatgcgtttGGCTGCTATGAcgacaattgatgataattgtcaaaaacaaatactAATTGTATTGGATCACgtattttattgaattttttttctggttattttgtcatcatcatcatgatcatcattttccagAGAAATGCTACGGCAGTGTTCTGTATTGGTTCCAATTGTGTTGTTGGCggatccaacaaaaaaaaatgataaaataaaaagagaaatgaaaaaaaacccattgatgaaacaatgtaaaaaaaaattcattttaccATATactaccactactactactactgcgATATATCTGCAATGAATTTAATGGGTATTGGAacggtcttttttttcttgctggGAATTCCATTCcaaagcacacacacacacagacacattcgatcagaatattcttttgtATCGATTCTgtaataatgacaacaacaatcaaaaaaaaattgatcaatttcgattcaatcgattaattcatcatcatataattattattataaatccatgatgatatttaaacatgatgatgatttattggaatttggaaagattgttgttgttgtcgttgcagatgccgttgttgttgttgttgttgatgatgatgattgagttgctaaaaataattattaaaaaataaaatctgaaaatgaaaatacattcattctgatgattgaaaaacaacatcatcatatatattttttactggttgtttttgtttttgttgttttaaatagatttttttcttccaaaattagatgtatttttttctctcacatTTGCCATTTGATTCTGCATCAAGAATATTCGAGTatgcgagaaaaaaaagaattaggacgacatgtttgtttttgttgatgatgaaaatctcTACACACGATTGGCAATGATACAATTATATTCTGATCGTGTTGTTGTATactgttttttattctgtacTGAACAACCGATTCTGTATTGCCTATTAATTTCCGATAGAGATCAAGAAAATTGCAAATTCTGGAATTTgcggttttttgttttgttttgttttgttttgcgtCTGGtgcaaatgtttgtttgtttgtctgtcaTTGt encodes:
- the LOC124495661 gene encoding uncharacterized protein LOC124495661, whose product is MATNTHLPYLQTTINPSIMYDDNIVGNDFMGNTLNTPDIVDMLDSFHPTFQSEKTYNNDHQIFTDVYAQQIDGSTVAVAPSSTSTTTAAAAAAMLTNINPMIINSSSSSSSSSLLINNNQSILMSNGNSSSSSSLLYNYVDSPQQQQQQQNYYERKSYSPLLESSEINLENMSSPEMAPVSPNKVCPQSDYNYPQPPPPPPPLQQQQQQQQQQYSDSSNSSNNSNNNNIQSMAYQNLESAQPIIKDEFDEMSSLVDYLSDQSQSATTTATTATTNMNPTIQQQTSYYPNPNSPAGSISSNYSLDSCNSQTKTFATLDNVTNIKQEPIDSSTILIQQPQQRQQQQQQYQSIVPTVVNETIVSETFVPSGHNHHHHHQHHVDQNTTTDLQSNQIIYNLTPVTSNNNGSTTATSTTNYYYMSPVSLPTANNTNSINSHTNHLTAPSTSNQMQQQQQHQHHGRKRTANFNGVSHPSTSTNGTKKQRMSKREKQKLMESYIEQYERENKQLAGQIELFEKQINFCKKYLSENVAPYIQKQQQQQQPIHQQLQSFIGLA